Proteins from a single region of Negativicutes bacterium:
- the addB gene encoding helicase-exonuclease AddAB subunit AddB — translation MTLKLLYGRAGSGKTKYCLDEINNNLLNAQAETPLILLVPEHTVFKIEKELAQYKNLGAFSRAYVFGFRRFAQKILQETGGAITPHITELGKKLLLSKLLAQHGPKLKLLSTVQSQRNFTETLSKIIEEFKTYNLSYQEIVDSTNALPDSVLKDKLADLSLIYREFSQLMQGQYLDNEDCLRLVAEKLKDAPMTQNCQVWLDGFGRFNPQELNIIESLLQVSSSVTITLTIDGENLQSYRHDNDLFNMQYKTRSKLMALAENNHSKIIEESLTKQWRTNSETLQHIEKNLFKFPLQSISNATAIKIVEAANERVEIEGIAVDIIRLCREEGYQWRDITVLVRAKERYNNLIETIFKDYQIPFFSDNKRASLHHPLAEFLRSALEAIDGFKYEPLFRLFKTGFFEVELGEIDLLENYVLQFGIKGKKWFETWSYYKRLSLDEDDELGEAQLASLEKINDIRQKVITPLQGFETKFKQALNVKEQTVALYELLETLTIPEKLSQLSVEAQMNKDLALAKEHKQIWDNIVELLEQLVAICGGEKFSLDQYYDILNDGIDNLKLSLIPVGLDYVTVADFEQNSNQNVAAVYIVGVNESLIPKKAGSEGLLSDAERMKMAELGLTIGGGITAENYEEWFKIYTAFTIGKKYLWVSYALANSEGAGLKPSLLIHSLKQMFKLKNILSLPLELPFGEEKVMLAVKRQAISKLANALRNYKSNGQLAPLWQDVYNFVLQEEPKLLSKTLAGLFHTRTDLKLSEKLAQKLYTIDKKLIGSVTRFEKFRACPFQHFAQYGLKLKERQQFSFSAPDLGQFIHATLKLFGEKLRQDKLDWGLVSAEEAQIICENIIKELAPKLQSEILLSSNQYQYLLQRIKKTIIKSIYRLINFAQVSEFKPVGFEKSFGLGQHDLKPLVYPLENGYTLEITGQIDRIDALDYEGRKYLLIIDYKTGNAYINLSEVYHGLKLQLLTYLLVAQNSAQLLVGEEALPAGILYCFLKNVQVTANNKLGEGEVLAEIDKKLKMPGWVLADKELLKKMDADFKFIKVGLKVDGEINANSLPYVKTSQEFTALLQHINNTLQDIGSEILSGTVAVSPYKLGHNVACTYCKYKAICQFDEMLKLYEYNNLSSVDSIELPILSGGEQ, via the coding sequence ATGACTTTAAAATTGTTATATGGTAGAGCCGGCAGTGGTAAAACCAAGTATTGTTTAGATGAAATTAATAATAATTTGTTAAATGCTCAGGCAGAAACTCCGCTAATATTATTAGTGCCGGAGCATACTGTCTTTAAGATTGAAAAAGAATTGGCACAATATAAAAATTTAGGAGCGTTTAGTAGAGCCTATGTGTTTGGGTTTCGGCGCTTTGCTCAAAAAATTTTACAAGAAACCGGTGGAGCGATAACGCCGCATATTACCGAACTAGGTAAAAAGTTATTGCTAAGTAAGTTATTGGCGCAACATGGTCCTAAGTTAAAATTACTTAGTACGGTGCAGTCTCAAAGAAACTTTACAGAAACTTTAAGTAAGATTATCGAAGAGTTTAAAACCTACAATTTAAGTTATCAAGAGATTGTCGATAGCACGAATGCCTTACCTGATTCGGTGTTAAAAGATAAATTAGCAGATTTAAGTTTAATTTATCGTGAGTTCTCGCAATTGATGCAAGGGCAATATCTTGACAATGAAGACTGCTTAAGGTTAGTGGCAGAGAAGTTAAAAGATGCACCTATGACTCAAAATTGTCAGGTGTGGTTAGATGGCTTTGGGCGGTTTAACCCTCAAGAACTTAATATTATTGAAAGTTTATTACAAGTCAGCAGTAGTGTTACAATTACCTTGACGATTGATGGAGAAAATTTGCAGAGTTATCGCCATGACAATGATCTTTTTAATATGCAATATAAAACCAGAAGCAAATTAATGGCACTTGCAGAAAATAATCACAGCAAAATTATTGAAGAAAGTTTAACTAAACAGTGGCGGACTAATAGTGAAACGCTACAGCATATCGAAAAAAATTTATTTAAGTTTCCGCTACAAAGTATTAGTAATGCTACTGCTATAAAAATAGTGGAGGCAGCAAATGAGAGAGTGGAGATTGAAGGGATTGCTGTTGATATTATCAGATTATGTCGTGAAGAAGGTTATCAGTGGCGCGATATTACAGTATTAGTGCGAGCTAAGGAGCGTTATAATAATTTAATTGAAACTATTTTTAAGGATTATCAAATACCGTTTTTTAGCGATAATAAAAGAGCTAGTTTGCATCACCCTTTAGCGGAATTTCTGCGATCAGCCTTAGAGGCTATTGACGGCTTTAAATATGAACCATTATTTCGCTTGTTTAAAACAGGCTTTTTTGAGGTTGAACTGGGTGAGATAGATTTACTGGAAAACTATGTCTTGCAATTTGGGATTAAGGGCAAGAAGTGGTTTGAAACTTGGTCTTATTATAAAAGGTTATCATTAGATGAAGATGATGAACTGGGCGAAGCTCAATTAGCATCTTTAGAAAAAATTAATGATATTCGCCAAAAAGTTATAACACCGTTACAAGGTTTTGAAACTAAATTTAAACAGGCGTTGAATGTTAAAGAACAAACTGTGGCATTATATGAGTTGTTGGAAACTTTGACAATACCCGAAAAATTATCGCAGTTATCAGTTGAAGCACAAATGAATAAAGATTTGGCTTTAGCGAAGGAGCATAAACAAATTTGGGATAATATTGTGGAATTGCTGGAGCAACTGGTTGCTATTTGTGGTGGTGAAAAATTTAGTTTAGATCAATATTATGATATTTTGAATGATGGTATTGATAATTTAAAATTGAGTTTAATTCCGGTTGGGTTAGATTATGTTACGGTGGCTGACTTTGAACAAAACAGCAATCAAAATGTGGCAGCGGTCTATATTGTTGGCGTTAATGAAAGCTTAATTCCGAAAAAAGCTGGGAGTGAAGGCTTGTTAAGTGATGCCGAGCGCATGAAAATGGCAGAACTGGGGTTAACGATTGGTGGCGGTATTACCGCTGAAAATTATGAAGAGTGGTTTAAAATTTACACCGCTTTTACCATTGGTAAAAAATATTTATGGGTTAGTTATGCGTTGGCAAATAGTGAAGGAGCGGGTTTAAAGCCATCGCTATTAATACATTCTTTAAAGCAAATGTTTAAATTGAAAAATATTCTTAGCTTACCGTTAGAGTTACCATTTGGAGAAGAAAAGGTGATGTTGGCAGTAAAACGTCAAGCTATCTCTAAGTTAGCCAATGCTTTGCGCAATTACAAAAGCAATGGACAACTAGCGCCATTGTGGCAAGATGTTTATAACTTTGTCTTACAAGAAGAACCAAAATTACTTAGTAAAACTTTAGCCGGGCTATTTCATACCAGAACTGATCTAAAGCTAAGTGAAAAATTAGCACAAAAATTATATACTATTGATAAAAAACTGATTGGTAGTGTGACTAGATTTGAAAAATTTCGCGCGTGTCCGTTTCAACATTTTGCCCAATATGGCTTAAAATTAAAAGAACGCCAACAATTTAGTTTTTCGGCTCCGGATTTGGGACAGTTTATTCATGCCACCTTAAAATTATTTGGTGAAAAACTACGACAAGATAAGCTTGATTGGGGGCTGGTCTCGGCGGAAGAAGCACAAATAATTTGTGAAAACATTATTAAGGAATTAGCGCCTAAATTACAAAGTGAGATTTTATTAAGTTCTAATCAATATCAATATTTACTACAAAGAATTAAGAAAACTATTATTAAATCAATATATCGCTTGATTAATTTTGCACAGGTTAGTGAATTTAAGCCGGTTGGTTTTGAAAAGTCGTTTGGCTTGGGGCAACATGATTTAAAACCGTTGGTATACCCTTTAGAAAATGGCTATACATTGGAAATAACCGGACAAATTGATCGAATTGATGCCTTAGATTATGAAGGACGAAAATATTTATTGATCATTGATTATAAAACCGGTAATGCTTATATTAATTTATCGGAAGTTTATCATGGCTTAAAATTGCAATTGCTAACATATTTACTAGTTGCACAAAATTCCGCCCAACTGTTAGTGGGTGAAGAGGCTTTACCGGCCGGAATTTTATATTGCTTTTTGAAAAATGTGCAAGTAACTGCTAATAATAAATTAGGCGAGGGCGAAGTTTTAGCGGAAATTGATAAAAAACTTAAAATGCCAGGGTGGGTGTTGGCTGACAAAGAATTATTAAAAAAAATGGATGCAGATTTTAAATTTATTAAAGTGGGTTTAAAAGTAGATGGTGAAATTAATGCTAATAGTTTACCTTATGTTAAAACTAGTCAGGAGTTTACCGCGTTGTTGCAACATATAAATAACACTTTGCAAGATATCGGCAGTGAAATTTTGAGTGGCACAGTAGCTGTTAGTCCTTATAAATTAGGCCATAATGTTGCTTGTACATATTGTAAATATAAAGCGATTTGTCAATTTGATGAAATGCTTAAATTGTATGAATATAATAATTTAAGCAGTGTAGACAGTATTGAATTGCCAATTTTAAGCGGAGGTGAGCAATAA